AACAGGCTGTCGACCGACAGCGCCATGAGCGCGCAGTCGCGCTGCGCGAACTCATCCGCGGCTTCTGCGAGGGCGACGAACTCGGTCGTGCAGACCGGGGTGAAGTCGGCCGGATGGGAGAACAGGATCAGCCAGCGGCCACGAAAATCGGACAGCCGGACATCGCCCGCCGTGCTGCGCGCCGAGAAGTCGGGCGCCGCATCGCCGATGCGCAGTCCTGCGTAGGGTGCTTCGCGTGCGGGGCTGGGTTCCAGCGTCATCGGTACGCCATACCACTTGACAGCGAGATAGCAACACATATAAACGGTTTATGTAATTGAGTGGAGATGCTGAATGGCCGACCCGAACTTAAGTTTCGCCGCCGCGCAGATCGAGCGCGCGCAGGCCGACAAATGCCTGCGGCCTTCGATCGCCGGGTTTTTCGACGAAGCGACGAATACCGTTTCCTATGTCCTGCACGATCCGCGCAGCAACGAGGCGGCCATCATCGACTCGGTCCTCGATTTCGAAGCCGCTTCCGGCCGTACTTCGAACGGGTCCGCAGACCGCATTATCGAATATGTCACTTCGAATAATCTGAAAGTGACTTGGCTGATCGAGACGCATGCCCATGCGGATCACATCTCGGCCGCCCCCTACCTTCAGGAACGGCTCGGCGGGAAGCTGGCCATCGGGCGCGACATCATCCGCGTGCAGGAAGTGTTCGGAAAGCTGTTCAACGCCGGAACCGATTTCGAACGAGACGGATCGCAGTTCGACAAGCTGTTCGACGACGGCGAGACGTTCAGGCTCGGCGAGCTGGAGGGCATCGCGCTCCACGTGCCCGGCCACACGCCGGCGGACATGGCGTTCATCGTCGGCGATGCCGCCTTCGTAGGCGACACGATTTTCATGCCGGACTTCGGGACCGCGCGCGCCGATTTCCCGGGCGGCGATGCTCACCAGCTCTACCGCTCGATCCGTCGCCTGCTCTCGCTCCCGGACGACACGCGCCTGTTCCTGTGCCACGACTACAAGGCACCGGGCCGCGACGAATACGCCTGGGAAACCACCGTCCGCCAACAGCGCGAAGAAAACGTCCACGTGAAGGACGGCGTGAGCGAGGAGGATTTCGTCGAGATGCGGACCTCGCGCGATCGCACCCTCGCCATGCCGAAGCTGATCATGCCGTCGGTGCAGGTGAACATTCGCGGCGGGCGCCTGCCCGATCCCGAGGACAACGGGGTGAGCTACATCAAGATACCGGTGAACGCCGTATGACCCTGCCCGGATTCCCCGACGCCGCACCGCTTGCAGGGCTTGCGGGCGGCGTGCTCATCGGCCTCGCGGCTGCCATGATGCTGCTCGCGCTGGGCCGCATTGCGGGTGTCTCGGGCCTGGCGGCCAAGGCGGTCGGTTTGGGCGGAAGCGGCCTCGCCATGGGCGGCGCGTGGATGTTCGTCCTCGGCCTGCCGCTGGGGGCCTTGGCCGTGATGCTGGCATCGGGCGGGATCGAGGCGACATTCGCCAGCCCGGCCGTGCTGGTCGTCGCAGGGCTTGTTGTGGGCGTCGGCACGCGGCTCGGCAGCGGCTGCACCAGCGGGCACGGCGTGTGCGGGGTCAGCCGCCTGTCGGCACGCTCGATCGTCGCCACCCTCACCTTCATGGCCACCGGCCTCGCCACGGTCGCGATCATGAACGCGCTCGGGCTGGAGGTATTATGATGCGGACCGCACTTTATTCCCTCCTGTCCGGAACGCTGTTCGGGGCCGGTCTCGCCCTTGGCGGGATGACCGATCCGGCGCGGGTGCGCGACTTTCTCGACATCTTCGGAGACTGGGACCCCACGCTCGCCTTCGTGATGGGCGGCGCGGTCATCGTCATGGCGATCGCCTGGCGCATCGTGCCGCGCATGGCGAGCCCCCTCGCCGGCGCGCAGTTCCACCTTCCGGGCAAGGCCGACCTCACGCCCCGCCTCATCGCCGGCGCGTCCCTGTTCGGCATCGGCTGGGGCATTGCCGGCCTCTGCCCCGGCCCCGGCATCGCCGCGCTCGTCATCGAGCCTTCGGCCGCCGCGATCTTCGTGGTCGCGATGCTCGCCGGCATGGCCGGGGTTCGTCTGGTGGAAGGAGCAAGCACGTGAAGATCGCACAGGTTAGCGAGACTTTCGCAGTCGCGCCCCAAATCCTGCCGGGGGACATGCCACCCCTTGCGGAGGCCGGCTATCGTACGGTCATCTGCAACCGGCCCGATGGCGAAGAGCCCGGCCAGCCAAGTGTCGATGCGCTGCGGGCCGCCGCCGAGGCTGCCGGTATCGCATTCCACCACATCCCGGTGTCGGGCGGCGATTTCCCGCAAGTCGCGATCGGGGCATTCGCCAGGGTCCGCGAGGAATCGCAGGGCAAGGTGCTCGCATTCTGCAGGTCCGGCACACGGTCCATCACGCTCGATGCGCTTGCCAATGTCACGAATGAAAGCGCCGAGACGCGCCTCGAACGGGCCCGGCACGCGGGGTACGACCTGTCGGCCATGCGCGACCGGCTCGGCGAATAACGAAAAGGTACGGGAGAGTACGACATGGCAAACAGGATTCACCACAAGATCGTCATCATAGGCGGCGGTTCGGCGGGGATCGCCACCGCGTCCTCGATGCTGAAACGACGTCCCTCGCTCGACATCGCGATCGTCGAGCCGGCCGAGGACCACTACTACCAGCCCGGCTGGACGATGGTTGGCGGCGGGATTTTCGAAGCGCCCGCGACGCGGCGCCCGATGGCGAGCGTCATGCCGAAGGCCGCGACCTGGATCCGCGAGGCGGCCGCCTCCTTCCAGCCAGAGGACAGCCAGGTCACCCTGTCGGACGGCACGGTGCTCGGATACGATGTCCTGGTCGTCGCGCCCGGTATCCGTCTCGCTTGGGACAGGGTCGACGGCCTCGAGCAGGCGCTCGGCACGAACGGGGTTACGTCCAACTATCGCTACGACCTGGCACCCTACACCTGGGAACTGGTGCGCAACCTGAAGTCCGGGCGCGCGATCTTCAGCCAGCCGCCGATGCCGATCAAGTGCGCCGGCGCCCCGCAAAAGGCGATGTATCTTGCGTGCGACGCGTGGATCGAACGCGGAATCCTGGCGGATATCGACGTCGAGTTCCGCAATGCAAGCGGGGTGCTGTTCGGCGTCAAGGAATACGTCCCGGCGCTGAGGGACTATATCGAGAACTACGGCATCGACCTCAAACTGAACCAGACGCTGGTCGCGGTGGACGGGCCGGCACGGCAGGCCGTCTTCCGGACCGAGGCTGGCGAGGAGACGGTCGAATTCGACATGCTTCACGCCGTGCCGCCGCAAGTCGCGCCGCAATTCGTCGCCGACAGTCCGCTCGCGAACACGGAAAGCGGCTTCGTCGATGTCGACAAGTTCACGCTGCGCCATGTGCGCTACCCCAACGTGTTCGGCGTGGGCGATGCCGGGTCCACGCCCAATGCCAAGACCGCGGCCGCTGCGCGCAAGCAGGCCCCGATCGTCGCGGTAAACGCGCTGGCCGCGCTCGACGCCAAGCAGCCGGTGGCCGAATATGACGGATACGGATCGTGCCCGCTGACCGTGGAGCGCGGGAAGATCGTGCTGGCCGAGTTCGGATACGACGGGAAGCTGCTGCCTAGTTTTCCCAAGTGGGTTATCGACGGGACGAAACCGCGCAAACTCAGCTGGCTGCTGAAATCCGAAGCGTTGCCGTGGATCTACTGGAACGGCATGCTCAAGGGGCACGAATGGATGGTCAAACCGCACATGGGGAAAGCGGCCTGATCGTGAACGATAGTCCTGCGGAAGCGGCTCCCGACACTTCCCGCCTGCCGCGCAGCCGCAAGCCCGGATTGCTGGCCCAATACCTGCCGATCCTGGAATGGGGCCGGACCTACAACGGCTCCGTCCTGACGAACGACATGGTCGCGGCGGTCATCGTCACGATCATGCTGATCCCGCAGAGCCTCGCTTACGCCCTGCTCGCAGGGCTGCCGCCGGTCGTGGGGCTCTACGCATCGATCCTGCCGCTGGTCGCCTATGCGGTCTTCGGCACCAGCCGCACGCTGGCGGTAGGACCGGTTGCGGTCGTGTCGCTGATGACGGCCAGCGCCGCCGGGGCGGTCGCGGCACAAGGCACCGCGCTCTATCTCGAAGCCGCGATCACGCTGGCCGCCCTGTCGGGCGTGATGCTCGCCGTGATGGGCTTTCTGCGCCTGGGGTTCCTTGCCAATCTCCTGTCGCATCCGGTCATCAGCGGCTTTATCACCGCCAGCGGAATCCTGATCGCGACGAGCCAGCTCAAGCATATCCTCGGCGTTACCGCAGGCGGCGACAACTGGCCGGAAATGCTGGGCGGGCTGGCAAGCGCGATCGACACGATCAATCCGTGGACGCTGGCGATCGGCATTCCCGCAACGCTGTTCCTGTTCTGGGTCCGCAAGGGGCTGAAACCCGCACTGGTAAAGTTGGGCCTGACACCGCGCGCCGCCGACATCGCGGCCAAGGCGGGGCCGGTGGTGGCAGTGGTGGTCACAATTCTCGCGGCGATCGGGCTGGACCTCGATGCGCGCGGGGTGGATCTCGTCGGCGCGATCCCGCAGGGCCTGCCGCCCTTCGCCCTGCCCTCCACCGACCTCGGCCTGATCGGCCAACTCTGGGTGCCGGCGCTGCTGATCTCCATCATCGGCTTCGTCGAGAGCGTTTCGGTGGCGCAGACGCTGGCCGCCAAGCGCCGCCAGCGGATCGCCCCGAACCAGGAACTGATAGGTCTCGGCGCATCGAACATCGCCAGCGCCTTTTCCGGCGGTTATCCGGTCACCGGGGGCTTCGCCCGCTCGGTCGTCAATTTCGATGCAGGGGCGGAAACGCCCGCGGCCGGCGCCTACACCGCCATCGGCATCGCACTGGCGGGCCTGTTCCTGACGCCGCTCCTCTACAGCCTGCCCATCGCGACACTGGCCGCGACCATCATCGTCGCCGTGCTCAGCCTCGTCGATCTCAAGACGCCGGGCCAGCTGTGGAATTATTCCAAGGCCGATTTCGCCGCGCACATGGCGACGATCCTCATCACGCTGCTCTCCGGGGTGGAGATGGGCGTGATCGCGGGCGTCGGCGTCGGCCTGCTGCTTTACCTCTGGCGCGCGAGCCGTCCCCATGCCGCCATCGTCGGCCGCGTTCCCGAAACGGAGCATTTCCGCAATGTCGACCGGCACAGGGTCTTTACCGTGCCGCATGTCCTCTCGATCCGGATCGACGAGAGCCTGACCTACCTCAATGCTCGGTGGCTGGAGGAATACGTCCTGGAAGAGGTCGCCGACCGGCCGGACGTGCGCCACGTCATCCTGATGTGCAGCGCCGTGAACGAAATCGACGCCTCGGGCCTCGAAAGCCTGGAAGCGATCAACCACCGGCTGGCGCATTCGGGGATCGGCCTCCATCTTTCCGAAGTGAAGGGCCCGGTGATGGACCGGCTGGGGCGGACGCATTTCCCGGACGAGCTGAATGGCCGCGTGTTCCTGTCCCAGAACCGGGCTTTCCGGGAACTGGCGCGCAATGGCGGACCGCCCGAAGCGCGGACGCCCGACATCGAACGCGGCCTCATCTGACCTGCGATGTGGGGGCTCCTATGGATTGCCGGCGCTACGGGGCGCAACAAATGACGCAAAATTCGAACACCAAGCGGGACGCTTTTCGCGCTAGGGTCCTGCCATCGAATTCGGGGATAGACGATGTTTGACGGTTTCGACGCACTGCTTCTGGCCCGCATCCAGTTCGCCTTCACGGTGAGCTTCCACTTCATCTTTCCCGCCTTTTCCATCGGTCTGGCGAGCTATCTCGCCGTGCTGGAAGGGTTGTGGCTGAAGACGGGCAAGTCGCTCTATCTCGACCTGTTCAAGTACTGGCTGAAGATCTTCGCGATCACCTTCGCCATGGGCGTCGTGTCGGGCATCGTCATGAGTTACCAGTTCGGCACCAACTGGTCGGTATTTTCCGACGTGGCCGGCCCGGTGATCGGCCCGCTCATGGCCTACGAGGTGCTGACCGCCTTCTTCCTGGAGGCGGGGTTCCTCGGCGTCATGCTGTTCGGCATGAATCGTGTGGGCAAGAAGCTCCACTTCGCCGCCACGCTGATGGTGGCGGTCGGCACCTTCATCAGCGCGTTCTGGATCCTGTCGGTCAACAGCTGGATGCACACGCCGGTCGGTTACGAGATGGGTGCGAACGGGCAATACCTGCCGGGCGACAGCTGGCTCGCCATCATCTTCAACCCCAGCTTCCCCTACCGCCTCGTCCACACCGTGCTGGCGGCCTACATCACCACCGCTTTCGTGGTGGGCGGCGTGGGTGCCTGGCACTTGCTGAAGGACCGGACCAACCTGCACGCACGCAAGATGTTCTCCATGGCGATGTGGATGGCGGCGCTGGTCGTGCCGGTACAGATCTTCGCAGGCGACCTCCACGGCCTCAACACGCTGGAGCACCAGCCGCAGAAGGTCATGGCGATGGAGGGGCACTACAAGAGCTATCCCGACGGCGCGCCGCTCTACCTGTTCGGCATCCCGAACGAGAAGGAGCAGCGGCTCGACTATGCAGTCGGCATTCCCAAGGCGTCCAGCCTGATCCTGAAGCACGATCCGGACGCGCCGCTGGCCGGGCTCGACACGATACCCGATGACGAGCAGCCGCCGGTGCCGATCGTGTTCTGGTCGTTCCGCATCATGGTGGGCCTGGGCTTCGCGATGCTGGGCGTTGGCCTGTGGAGCCTGGTCGCACGCTGGCGCGGCAAGCTTTACGACTGGAACTGGCTGCACAAGGCGGCGCTGGTCATGGCGCCGAGCGGCTTCGTCGCCGTGCTGGCCGGCTGGATCACGACCGAGGTCGGACGCCAGCCCTACGTCATCTACAATCTCATGCGCACGGCCGATGCCGCCAGCCCGCTCGACGCGCCGGCCGTCGGCGCATCGCTGCTGGCCTTCGTGGTCGTCTACTTCTTCGTCTTCGGCGCGGGCGTCTGGTACATCCTGCACCTGATGCACAAGCCGCCGCATACGGGCGAATACGGCGTGAAGCGCGGGGACAAGGGCCCGATCCGCACTGCCGGCATCACCCCGGGCCCGACGCAGGACCCGACCGACCAGACCGTCAGGGACCTGCTCGGCCCCGCGAAGGAACCGGAGAACGTGCCATGAGCGTCAATGCGGACCTGACGACCATCTGGGCCTTCATCATTGCCTTCGCGGTCTTCGCCTATGTCGTGATGGACGGGTTCGACCTCGGCATCGGCATCCTGTTCCCGACCTTCGAGGTGGGGCCAGAGCGCGACCGCGCGATGAACTCGATCGCCCCCGTCTGGGACGGGAACGAGACCTGGCTGGTGCTGGGCGGCGGCGGACTGTTCGCCGCCTTCCCGCTCGCCTACGCCGTGATCCTGCCGGCGACCTATCCGCTGATCATCGCGATGCTGCTGGGCCTCGTCTTCCGGGGGGTCGCGTTCGAATATCGGTGGCGCGACCCGGGCCACCGCAAGCTGTGGGACTTTGCCTTTACCGGCGGGTCGATCGTCGCGGCGATGGCGCAGGGCATGACGTTGGGCGCGCTGCTGCAAGGGATCGAGGTCGTCGACCGGTCCTATGCCGGCAGCTGGTTCGACTGGCTCACCCCCTACACCCTGCTGACCGGCCTTGGCACGCTGGCCGGATACGCCCTCCTGGGTGCGACCTGGCTGGTGTGGAAGATGGAAGGGGACAGCCAGCACCACGCCCGCAAGCTGGCCAAGCGCGCGGCCTGGGCCACTTTCATCCTGATGGGCGGGGTCAGCCTCTACAACGTCTTCCTCAATCCCGAATATGCGGAGCGCTGGCTGACCGCACCGGAAATCTACTTCGCCGCGCCGGTGCCGATCCTGACCGGGATCGTCGCGCTCGTCCTCCTGCGGTCGCTTTCGGTCGACCGCCATTCCAAGCCCTTCTGGCTCAGCCTGGCGCTGTTCTTCATGGGCATGGCGGGCCTCGGCGTGACCATCTGGCCCAATGTCGTGCCGCCCGCGCTCACGATCTGGGACGCGGCCGCGCCCGAGCGCAGCCAGGTGTTCATGCTGGTGGGTGTCGCCATCACCATGCCGCTGATCATCGCCTACACCGCATGGGCCTACTGGGTCTTCCGCGGAAAGGTGGGCGACGAGGGGTATCACTGATGGACGGGCCCGCTCCAGACCCGTCCGCAGAGGCCGACAGGTCGCCATTGTGGAAGCGCCTCCTGTGGCTGGCGGCGATCTGGGTCGGCAGCGTCTCGATACTCGGAATGGTCGCATACGGCATCCGGCTCTGGCTGAAAGCCTGACCGGCGCGATCGGCATTCGGAACGTTTTCCGTCCCCCAGATCGTTTCGCTTGAAATTAAAGTTCAAGAAATATCCCTCGAAGAGAGGATTTGTTCTTGATTAACCTGCGCGAGGCTATATTGCGCCTGCGAACGCGGCAATCGGGCCGCGCAACGGGAACTGCATGATGCCGGCATCCGCCGCACAATTCGACACCCGGACGGGACCGCTCGGCGGCCTCCTTCTCGTCGTGCTTGCAGTACTCGTACTTATCGAGCGGGGAGGGGTGCCCATCGGCTGACCAAGGCCAGACGGACCCCGAAGCCCCCGCTCTCCGAAAGGACAGCGGGGTTTTTTATGGGCTCCGTCCGAGGGA
This genomic interval from Qipengyuania sp. JC766 contains the following:
- a CDS encoding MBL fold metallo-hydrolase translates to MADPNLSFAAAQIERAQADKCLRPSIAGFFDEATNTVSYVLHDPRSNEAAIIDSVLDFEAASGRTSNGSADRIIEYVTSNNLKVTWLIETHAHADHISAAPYLQERLGGKLAIGRDIIRVQEVFGKLFNAGTDFERDGSQFDKLFDDGETFRLGELEGIALHVPGHTPADMAFIVGDAAFVGDTIFMPDFGTARADFPGGDAHQLYRSIRRLLSLPDDTRLFLCHDYKAPGRDEYAWETTVRQQREENVHVKDGVSEEDFVEMRTSRDRTLAMPKLIMPSVQVNIRGGRLPDPEDNGVSYIKIPVNAV
- a CDS encoding YeeE/YedE family protein, yielding MTLPGFPDAAPLAGLAGGVLIGLAAAMMLLALGRIAGVSGLAAKAVGLGGSGLAMGGAWMFVLGLPLGALAVMLASGGIEATFASPAVLVVAGLVVGVGTRLGSGCTSGHGVCGVSRLSARSIVATLTFMATGLATVAIMNALGLEVL
- a CDS encoding DUF6691 family protein, with protein sequence MMRTALYSLLSGTLFGAGLALGGMTDPARVRDFLDIFGDWDPTLAFVMGGAVIVMAIAWRIVPRMASPLAGAQFHLPGKADLTPRLIAGASLFGIGWGIAGLCPGPGIAALVIEPSAAAIFVVAMLAGMAGVRLVEGAST
- a CDS encoding TIGR01244 family sulfur transferase, translated to MKIAQVSETFAVAPQILPGDMPPLAEAGYRTVICNRPDGEEPGQPSVDALRAAAEAAGIAFHHIPVSGGDFPQVAIGAFARVREESQGKVLAFCRSGTRSITLDALANVTNESAETRLERARHAGYDLSAMRDRLGE
- a CDS encoding FAD/NAD(P)-binding oxidoreductase, with protein sequence MANRIHHKIVIIGGGSAGIATASSMLKRRPSLDIAIVEPAEDHYYQPGWTMVGGGIFEAPATRRPMASVMPKAATWIREAAASFQPEDSQVTLSDGTVLGYDVLVVAPGIRLAWDRVDGLEQALGTNGVTSNYRYDLAPYTWELVRNLKSGRAIFSQPPMPIKCAGAPQKAMYLACDAWIERGILADIDVEFRNASGVLFGVKEYVPALRDYIENYGIDLKLNQTLVAVDGPARQAVFRTEAGEETVEFDMLHAVPPQVAPQFVADSPLANTESGFVDVDKFTLRHVRYPNVFGVGDAGSTPNAKTAAAARKQAPIVAVNALAALDAKQPVAEYDGYGSCPLTVERGKIVLAEFGYDGKLLPSFPKWVIDGTKPRKLSWLLKSEALPWIYWNGMLKGHEWMVKPHMGKAA
- the sulP gene encoding sulfate permease; this encodes MDGQTAHGESGLIVNDSPAEAAPDTSRLPRSRKPGLLAQYLPILEWGRTYNGSVLTNDMVAAVIVTIMLIPQSLAYALLAGLPPVVGLYASILPLVAYAVFGTSRTLAVGPVAVVSLMTASAAGAVAAQGTALYLEAAITLAALSGVMLAVMGFLRLGFLANLLSHPVISGFITASGILIATSQLKHILGVTAGGDNWPEMLGGLASAIDTINPWTLAIGIPATLFLFWVRKGLKPALVKLGLTPRAADIAAKAGPVVAVVVTILAAIGLDLDARGVDLVGAIPQGLPPFALPSTDLGLIGQLWVPALLISIIGFVESVSVAQTLAAKRRQRIAPNQELIGLGASNIASAFSGGYPVTGGFARSVVNFDAGAETPAAGAYTAIGIALAGLFLTPLLYSLPIATLAATIIVAVLSLVDLKTPGQLWNYSKADFAAHMATILITLLSGVEMGVIAGVGVGLLLYLWRASRPHAAIVGRVPETEHFRNVDRHRVFTVPHVLSIRIDESLTYLNARWLEEYVLEEVADRPDVRHVILMCSAVNEIDASGLESLEAINHRLAHSGIGLHLSEVKGPVMDRLGRTHFPDELNGRVFLSQNRAFRELARNGGPPEARTPDIERGLI
- a CDS encoding cytochrome ubiquinol oxidase subunit I; translation: MFDGFDALLLARIQFAFTVSFHFIFPAFSIGLASYLAVLEGLWLKTGKSLYLDLFKYWLKIFAITFAMGVVSGIVMSYQFGTNWSVFSDVAGPVIGPLMAYEVLTAFFLEAGFLGVMLFGMNRVGKKLHFAATLMVAVGTFISAFWILSVNSWMHTPVGYEMGANGQYLPGDSWLAIIFNPSFPYRLVHTVLAAYITTAFVVGGVGAWHLLKDRTNLHARKMFSMAMWMAALVVPVQIFAGDLHGLNTLEHQPQKVMAMEGHYKSYPDGAPLYLFGIPNEKEQRLDYAVGIPKASSLILKHDPDAPLAGLDTIPDDEQPPVPIVFWSFRIMVGLGFAMLGVGLWSLVARWRGKLYDWNWLHKAALVMAPSGFVAVLAGWITTEVGRQPYVIYNLMRTADAASPLDAPAVGASLLAFVVVYFFVFGAGVWYILHLMHKPPHTGEYGVKRGDKGPIRTAGITPGPTQDPTDQTVRDLLGPAKEPENVP
- the cydB gene encoding cytochrome d ubiquinol oxidase subunit II encodes the protein MSVNADLTTIWAFIIAFAVFAYVVMDGFDLGIGILFPTFEVGPERDRAMNSIAPVWDGNETWLVLGGGGLFAAFPLAYAVILPATYPLIIAMLLGLVFRGVAFEYRWRDPGHRKLWDFAFTGGSIVAAMAQGMTLGALLQGIEVVDRSYAGSWFDWLTPYTLLTGLGTLAGYALLGATWLVWKMEGDSQHHARKLAKRAAWATFILMGGVSLYNVFLNPEYAERWLTAPEIYFAAPVPILTGIVALVLLRSLSVDRHSKPFWLSLALFFMGMAGLGVTIWPNVVPPALTIWDAAAPERSQVFMLVGVAITMPLIIAYTAWAYWVFRGKVGDEGYH
- a CDS encoding DUF2474 domain-containing protein, which codes for MDGPAPDPSAEADRSPLWKRLLWLAAIWVGSVSILGMVAYGIRLWLKA